TAAATAAAATGTCAGCCGCGATAAATCATGGTGATCGGTTATAACATTCACGGTGAATTGAGGAGATTGTCCGCTTTCAAATGGAATAGTATCAATACTGATATGACTGACTTGTGCAATCACAGTTGAAATACTATCAACCGCCAATAATGCTAATATTGCTAGCACCTTAAAGCTTTTCATTAAATCAATCCTTTCGATTATAAACCGCTTCAGCACAGCGTAAAACACGCTGTAAAACCATGATGTTAAATACACGTATACACTGACAAATAAAATGTTCACGCAAAGCTCATCAGGCTGTAATTTATTATTATTGTTTACTTTTTTAACCTTATCCTTGAGCTAAATCATAAGTATTAACACGGGCAACTATATAAACTAACATAAACAGCTGCAACTAATTACTGATAAACCAAAGTAAATACTCGATTAAGGACTACTTTTTATCACTAATTATGATCAGAAACCTTATTTAGCCGCATGCTTTGCTTCAATGACCTCAAAGACTTTCCTATCTACCGCTTTATTATTGTATTCAGCTAAAATCGCCTTCGATGGGCAATGCAATGGAACATCTTTTAATAATAAATGAATTTTCTGTTTGGAAAATGCCATTAAGTTAGCCTCAAAAATAGCTAACATTGCCCCATAAACACTGGTATGCCATTGCTCTTTGTAACGGTTCGCAATACGCCATAATGTATCACTATTATCTCGCTCAATTACACAGATTGCCTGAAGAGAGGATTCTACTGTGGATGGCTCTGATGTTTCTGATGTTTCTGATGGTTCTGATGGTTCTGATAGTTCTGATAGTTCTGGTACTGATGATGCCTGCTCTAAACGCCTGTCATCTTGTTGATGTTTTTTGGATGCTTTCCCACTAATGGTGTCTTTTGCTACTGGCAGTACTCGAGACGTAACAACATTAGAGACTAAGGTAGCACTATTAACTGAGTACGGGGCATCAAATAAGGCCATTACTGCTAACGTAACCGCTCCTTTCGCAGTATCTTCGGTAACGATTAACTGTGCATTTACATCACTGATGATATCAGTACCCTTAAGCTGCAATAAAAAACGATTAATACTCTGCACTGCTAACTTCTGCTGCACAACCTTATTGCCATCCAAGCTGTCATCCAACTGGCGAATATAAAAACCTAACCGCGACGCATCATCATTTTGTGCCACGATGTTGATCTTTAAGTGCGGGAGATTATTCAATTCAAATTGGCGACTATTGATACTGACATGATTCACTTGAGCCATTGGCGTAGCAATATAGCCCAATAATCCAAATACTAGAATGATGACCTCAATAAGTCCTTTACGCATATATGTTGCCCTATCTCTTTGATGACACTTAGAGGTAAACTGATCCGCAATCCACTATCGAATTGAAAAATGATGAAGCCTTATGCCCGTGTTTGTTGAAGTCGCCTTACCCGTCCCGTTACGCAGAAACTTTAGTTATCGTGTAAAAGACGAACAACAAGCGGGATTACAAATCGGTCTTCGAGTCAAAGTCCCTTTTGGCCCTCAACAACTCATCGGCTTAATTACTGCTATTACTGACAGCTGTGACTTAGCACCGCAACAAATAAAATCAGTCACAGCTGTACTAGATGATGCCCCATTGTTACCTGATTCGCTATATAAATTAACCCTCTGGGCGGCCCGATATTACTTTACTACCCAAGGACAAATGCTCAGCCAAGCGCTGCCTGTCGCACTGAGAAAAGGCCTCGAAGCGGCGCCGCAAGCGGTAGTTGAATATCATTTAAGCCCCGAAGGACGCAATGCTGATTCTAGCGTATTAAAACGTGCCCCGGCACAGAAAAAGCTGCACGAGTTATTACTGGCAAACCCCATAAGCCATGATGAGTTCACCACCCAACAATTAAGCAAAGCGGCATTAAAAGCATTAGAACAAAAACAATGGATTGAACGGCAACAAAAGGTACTCAGCCATGATTTAAGCTGGCGCCAACAGCTTATTATGAATGAGTCACCTCATAAGCTTAACAAACAACAAGCCGTTGCCGTTTCAGTACTCACTCAACAGCAAGGGTTTCATTGCACCTTATTAGAAGGGATCACAGGCTCTGGCAAAACCGAAGTCTACCTCACCTTGCTTGAGACAATTTTAAAACAAGGTAAACAAGCACTGATCCTCGTGCCTGAAATTGGCTTAACACCGCAAACCATTAATCGCTTCAAACGCCGTTTTGAAGTCAATGTTGCCGTGATCCATTCCGGATTAACCGACAACCAACGCCTAGAAGCTTGGCGTCAGGCTCGTGTCGGTGAAGCGGCAATTATTATT
The nucleotide sequence above comes from Shewanella sp. Arc9-LZ. Encoded proteins:
- a CDS encoding FimV/HubP family polar landmark protein produces the protein MRKGLIEVIILVFGLLGYIATPMAQVNHVSINSRQFELNNLPHLKINIVAQNDDASRLGFYIRQLDDSLDGNKVVQQKLAVQSINRFLLQLKGTDIISDVNAQLIVTEDTAKGAVTLAVMALFDAPYSVNSATLVSNVVTSRVLPVAKDTISGKASKKHQQDDRRLEQASSVPELSELSEPSEPSETSETSEPSTVESSLQAICVIERDNSDTLWRIANRYKEQWHTSVYGAMLAIFEANLMAFSKQKIHLLLKDVPLHCPSKAILAEYNNKAVDRKVFEVIEAKHAAK